A segment of the Candidatus Aminicenantes bacterium genome:
CTGGGCCTCCACGACATCGACGAGCCCTTCCCGCACTACCTGGCCCAGGGCATGGTCAACAAGGACGGCTCGGCCATGTCCAAGTCCAAGGGCAACGTCGTCGACCCCGACGCCATGATCCAGCGCTACGGGGCCGACGCCCTGCGCCTGTTCATCCTCTTCGCCGCCCCGCCCGAGAGCGAGTTCGAGTGGAAGGAGGACGGCCTGGGCGGCTGTCATCGCTTCCTCGGCCGCGTCTGGGGCATCCTGCAGGATGTGTTGGCCTTGGATAGAGAACCCGGCGCCGACTCGCCCGTCGACCCCGCGTCGTTAGCCCGCCTGCGCAAGAAGCTCCATCAGACGATCAAGAAGGTCGGCGAGGATGTCGAGAAGCGATTCCGCCTGAACACCGCGGTCAGCGCCTTCCACGAGCTGGTCAACGCCCTCAAGAAGGATTGGGACGCCGTCCGCGGCTCGTCCGAGGGCCGGGCCCTCCTCCGCCAGGCGGCCGAGACGCTGGCCCTGATCATGGCCCCCTTCACCCCGCACTTGAGCCAGGAGATGTGGAGCCGCCTCGGGCACGAAGGCCTCATCCTCCGCGCGCCTTGGCCGGTCTTCGACCCGGCTCTGGCCCAGGAAGAGAAGGCGACCATCGTCGTCGAGATCAACGGCAAGATCCGCGACAAATACGAGACCGACCCCGAGACCGGCGAGGACGAGATGAAGACCCTGGCCCTGGCCCTGCCCCGGATCAAGGAGCTGCTGGCCGGACAGACGGTCCGTAAAGTCGTCGTCATCAAGGGCAAGATCATCAATATCGTTGTATAATTGCCCCGGAGAGCCGGCTTCCCCCGTTGGGAGCGCTCTCGGGAGCCAACCATGAACAAAAACCCGAACCGCCACCGATCCGCGCCGCATGCGTCCGCAAAGTCAGGCTTGCCCGTGATCGCTGCCGTGTTTATCGCCATGGCCCTAATGACGCTGATCACGGCCTGCGGCTATGTCCTCGTCGGCACCGGCCCCCTGCCGGCCGGGATCAAGCGGGTCCAAGTGCCGCTATTCGAGAACAAGACGACCCGCTTCGAGCTCGATCTCAAGCTGACTCGGGCCGTCATCAACGAGTTCGTGTCCCGCGGCTCGGTCGAGATAACGACCGACGCCGCCAAGGCCGACGCCGTTTTGAAGGGCCTCATAACGAATTATATCGTCAACCCGATCGCCTTCTCCAATCAGAAGACGGCCGACCGTTACGACATCCTGGTGGTGGCCGATATCACGCTCACGGATGTCCGGACCGGCAAGATCATTTACGCCAATCCCTCTTATCAGTACAAGACCGAATACCAGGTTCCGCAAGGCGCGGACTTCGAGTCCTCGGAATCCGAGGCCCTGGACGTCATGGCCAAGCTCTTCGCCCGCGGCCTGATCGTGGCCATCCTGGAGGGTTTCTAAAAAATGGCGGAAGCCAAGGCCGGCTATCTATATCACGGCGAGGAGCTGTTCCCCGCCCGCCGCGCCCTGGAAGCCCTCAAGCGCATGCTGGTGACCGCCGAGGGCGAACCGGCCGCCGAGGAGCGCTTCGACGCGGCCTCGGTCTCCTGGCGCGATATTTTGGACCATGCCCGCAACGTGCCCTTCTTCTTCTCGCCCTGGCGGCTGTTCGTCGTGGAGATGAGCAAGGCCGCCGAGGCCGACCTGGATAAAGCCGAGGAGGCCGTCCTGCGCGAGTTCTTCGCCGCCCCGACGCCCAAGACCACACTGGTCGTGCTGTACCAGGGCAAGCTGGCCCGGACCAAGGGGATCCTTAAGCTGTTCGAATCTTTGCCGGGGACCGTCGTCCGGGTCGAGGAGATGAAGCCGTACAAAGACCGCGATTTAGCCGGCTGGATTGAAGAGTCCGCATCCAAGCTGGGCAAGCGGGTCGCCCCCGACGCAGCGGCCCGCCTGATCGAGATCGTCGGCAACGACCTGCGGCTTCTCGACTCCGAACTGGAAAAGCTGGCCACTTACGTCGGGGAGAAGAAGCTCATCGAACACACGGACGTCCAGGCCGTCACGGACTGGGTCAAGGCGTTCGACGAGTGGGAACTGACCAATATGCTCGAGGCGGGCCAGGCCGGGCGGGCCATATTGGTTTTGGACAAGCGCCTGGCCGAAGGCATCCCGGCCCAATTGCTGATGAACAACCTGGCCTCTTTTTTTCGCGACATCCTATTGGGGCGGATCGGCTTGGCCGAGGGCCGGGAGAGGAAGCTCATCTTTTCCGAGGTCCGGCCGCAGATCAAAGAGTCGTGGCGCAATCTCTACAACGAGAAGTTCCGGAATTTTTTCGC
Coding sequences within it:
- a CDS encoding class I tRNA ligase family protein — protein: LGLHDIDEPFPHYLAQGMVNKDGSAMSKSKGNVVDPDAMIQRYGADALRLFILFAAPPESEFEWKEDGLGGCHRFLGRVWGILQDVLALDREPGADSPVDPASLARLRKKLHQTIKKVGEDVEKRFRLNTAVSAFHELVNALKKDWDAVRGSSEGRALLRQAAETLALIMAPFTPHLSQEMWSRLGHEGLILRAPWPVFDPALAQEEKATIVVEINGKIRDKYETDPETGEDEMKTLALALPRIKELLAGQTVRKVVVIKGKIINIVV
- a CDS encoding LptE family protein, translating into MNKNPNRHRSAPHASAKSGLPVIAAVFIAMALMTLITACGYVLVGTGPLPAGIKRVQVPLFENKTTRFELDLKLTRAVINEFVSRGSVEITTDAAKADAVLKGLITNYIVNPIAFSNQKTADRYDILVVADITLTDVRTGKIIYANPSYQYKTEYQVPQGADFESSESEALDVMAKLFARGLIVAILEGF
- the holA gene encoding DNA polymerase III subunit delta, with the protein product MAEAKAGYLYHGEELFPARRALEALKRMLVTAEGEPAAEERFDAASVSWRDILDHARNVPFFFSPWRLFVVEMSKAAEADLDKAEEAVLREFFAAPTPKTTLVVLYQGKLARTKGILKLFESLPGTVVRVEEMKPYKDRDLAGWIEESASKLGKRVAPDAAARLIEIVGNDLRLLDSELEKLATYVGEKKLIEHTDVQAVTDWVKAFDEWELTNMLEAGQAGRAILVLDKRLAEGIPAQLLMNNLASFFRDILLGRIGLAEGRERKLIFSEVRPQIKESWRNLYNEKFRNFFAVVDRLPAAELTRLLAALEEIDLLIKTSDTEAQPLLEAFLYDFGRTIARPSVTSRGRA